In the Populus trichocarpa isolate Nisqually-1 chromosome 1, P.trichocarpa_v4.1, whole genome shotgun sequence genome, one interval contains:
- the LOC7470771 gene encoding probable pectin methylesterase CGR3: protein MSRRPGNPARRFADGGSLPFVGSMHSKSRSSPLLSIGLLVVGAILLIGYLYSGSGGRTSDREALGNAEGGVSCTSEVQRAIPILKKAYGDSMRKVLHVGPDTCLAVSSLLKEEDTEAWGVEPYDLDDVSANCKSLVRKGLVRVADIKFPLPYRAKSFSLVVVSDALDYLSPKYLNKTLPELARVSADGLVIFSGHPGQQRVKVAEMSKFGRPAKFRSSSWWIRYFVQIGLQVNEPAIKKFEQASLKKSYKPACQVFHLQSHD, encoded by the exons atgtcaaGGAGGCCAGGGAATCCTGCTAGACGTTTTGCTGATGGGGGAAGTCTTCCTTTTGTTGGTTcaatgcattctaaatcacgtTCATCGCCGCTACTATCCATTGGCCTTCTTGTTGTG GGCGCAATCCTTCTCATTGGATATCTTTACAGTGGTTCAG GTGGGCGTACCAGCGATAGAGAAGCTTTAGGCAATGCAGAAG GTGGTGTTTCATGCACATCAGAAGTCCAAAGAGCGATACCTATTCTGAAGAAGGCTTATGGTGACAGCATGCGTAAAGTGTTGCATGTTGGCCCTGACACTTGCTTAGCAGTATCAAGCTTATTAAAAGAAGAGGATACCGAGGCCTGGGGTGTGGAACCATATGACTTAGATGATGTGAGTGCCAACTGCAAGAGTCTTGTGCGCAAAGGCCTTGTTCGTGTGGCTGACATCAAATTTCCTTTGCCCTACCGGGCAAAATCATTCTCTCTTGTTGTAGTGTCGGACGCTTTGGATTATTTGTCTCCAAAATATCTCAACAAAACTCTTCCAGAATTGGCGAGAGTGTCAGCTGATGGCTTAGTTATATTTTCTG GCCATCCAGGTCAGCAAAGAGTTAAAGTTGCAGAAATGTCCAAGTTTGGTCGTCCA GCCAAATTTCGGAGCTCATCCTGGTGGATAAGGTACTTTGTTCAGATTGGTTTACAAGTGAATGAACCCGCCATAAAGAAGTTTGAGCAGGCTTCGTTGAAGAAGTCATATAAGCCAGCCTGCCAAGTTTTCCACCTCCAGTCACACGATTGA